The following are encoded together in the Salvia hispanica cultivar TCC Black 2014 chromosome 6, UniMelb_Shisp_WGS_1.0, whole genome shotgun sequence genome:
- the LOC125195142 gene encoding uncharacterized protein LOC125195142, producing MGYYLADGIYPQWPVFLKTIRCPIGDSRKYFARAQESARKDVERAFGVLQSRFALVKGPTRFYYQGDIADIMYACIIMHNMIIEDEHEGVLNVTNDTSVASSSHGVSTESESARRGVPYNEHERFKAFMDIHQKEAHRALQHDMIEELWANRNRAHRP from the coding sequence ATGGGGTACTACCTGGCTGACGGCATCTATCCGCAATGGCCCGTGTttttgaagacgatcagatgccCAATCGGAGATAGTAGAAAGTATTTTGCCCGAGCGCAAGAGTctgcgcgcaaggatgtggagagggcgtttggggtgctccaatcaCGATTTGCACTGGTAAAGGGCCCGACGCGCTTTTACTACCAGGGGGATAttgccgacatcatgtatgcgtgcatcatcatgcataacatgatcatcGAGGATGAACACGAAGGCGTCCTCAACGTCACCAACGACACCAGTGTTGCATCATCGAGTCACGGTGTCTCAACCGAGTCCGAGTCCGCCCGCCGGGGTGTACCGTACAACGAACATGAACGGTTCAAGGCGTTCATGGACATACACCAAAAGGAGGCCCATCGAGCACTACAACACGATATGATCGAAGAATTGTGGGCAAATAGAAACCGCGCCCaccgcccttga
- the LOC125192263 gene encoding ABC transporter B family member 19-like codes for MAETAAESKASGNEEKKKEQSLPFYQLFSFADRYDYLLMISGSLGAVIHGSSMPVFFLLFGEMVNGFGKNQSDLHKMTHEVGKYALYFVFLGLVVCCSSYAEIACWMYTGERQAGRLRRKYLEAVLKQDVGFFDTDARTGDIVFSVSTDTLLVQDAISEKVGNFIHYLSTFLAGLVVGFVSAWRLALLSVAVIPGIAFAGGLYAYTLTGLTSKTRQSYASAGVVAEQSIAQVRTVYSYVGETKALNAYSDLIQNTLKLGYKAGTAKGLGLGCTYGIACMSWALVFWYAGVFIRNGQTDGGKAFTAIFSAIVGGMSLGQSFSNLGAFSKGKAAGYKLMEIIKQKPKIVEDASGAECLTDVVGNIEFRNVSFSYPSRPDIPIFRDFSIFFPAGKTVAVVGGSGSGKSTIVSLIERFYDPNRGEVLLDGVNIKMLRLKWLRSQIGLVNQEPALFATTILDNILYGKPDATMAQVEAAASAANAHSFIALLPNAYNTQVGERGVQLSGGQKQRIAIARAMLKDPKILLLDEATSALDAGSESIVQEALERLMVGRTSLVVAHRLSTVRNVDSIAVLQQGQVIETGTHEDLIAKAGGAYASLIRFQEMAGNSASTRRTRSSRLSHSLSTKSLSLRSGSLRNLSYSYSTGVDGRIEMVSNAETDRRNGAPDRYFWRLLKINAPEWPYSILGAVGSVLSGFIGPTFALVMSNMIEVFYYTDSDAMERKTKEYVFIYIGAGVYAVVAYLIQHYFFSIMGENLTTRVRRMMLAAILRNEVGWFDEQENNSSLLAARLGSDAGDVKSAIAERISVVLQNMTSLLASFIVAFIVEWRVSLLILATFPLLVLANFAQQLALKGFSGDAAKAHAKTSMIAGEGVSNIRTVAAFNAQEKILSMYTHELRIPQRRSLRRSQCSGLLFGLSQLALYASEALILWYGAHLVSTGLSTFSKVLKVFVVLVVTANSVAETISLAPEIMRGGESVAFIFSILDRPTRIDPDDPDAELVDSIRGDVELRHVDFAYPSRPEVAIFKDFSLRIKAGQSQALVGASGSGKSTVIALVERFYDPSAGKVMIDGKDIRSLNLRSLRRRIGLVQQEPVLFAASIFNNIAYGMEGATEAEVVEAARAANVHAFVSGLPDGYRTSVGEKGVQLSGGQKQRIAIARAVIKNPSILLLDEATSALDAESECVLQEALERLMRGRTTVVVAHRLSTIRGVDNIAVVQDGRVVEQGSHRQLVGRQDGGYSRLLQLQHHRI; via the exons ATGGCGGAAACAGCAGCTGAATCTAAAGCAAGTGGGAatgaagagaagaagaaagagcAAAGCCTGCCATTCTATCAGCTATTTTCATTTGCGGATAGATATGATTACTTGCTGATGATTTCCGGCAGCCTCGGTGCTGTCATACATGGCTCCTCAATGCCTGTCTTCTTTCTGCTTTTTGGGGAAATGGTTAATGGTTTCGGTAAAAACCAATCGGATTTGCACAAAATGACACATGAAGTTGGAAAg TATGctttgtattttgtgtttcttgGCTTAGTGGTGTGCTGCTCTTCCTACGCAg agattgcATGCTGGATGTACACGGGAGAGAGGCAAGCTGGGAGGCTGAGAAGAAAATATTTGGAGGCAGTGTTGAAACAGGACGTGGGATTTTTTGATACTGATGCAAGAACTGGTGATATTGTTTTTAGTGTTTCTACTGACACTCTTCTTGTACAAGATGCAATCAGCGAGAAG GTTGGAAACTTTATACATTACCTATCGACGTTTTTGGCGGGGTTGGTGGTTGGCTTTGTGTCAGCATGGAGGCTTGCCCTGCTGAGTGTGGCTGTGATTCCCGGCATTGCATTTGCTGGAGGTCTCTATGCCTACACCCTTACTGGACTCACCTCCAAGACTCGCCAATCCTACGCCAGCGCTGGTGTCGTTGCTGAGCAG TCGATTGCACAAGTTAGGACGGTTTACTCGTATGTTGGGGAGACGAAAGCTCTGAATGCATATTCAGATTTGATACAGAACACTCTCAAGCTTGGATACAAGGCTGGAACGGCTAAAGGGCTTGGACTAGGATGTACCTATGGCATAGCCTGCATGTCGTGGGCACTCGTGTTCTGGTATGCCGGTGTCTTCATTAGAAACGGACAGACTGATGGTGGCAAGGCATTCACTGCTATCTTCTCTGCCATTGTTGGTGGCAT GAGCCTTGGTCAGTCGTTTTCCAATCTTGGGGCGTTCAGTAAAGGTAAGGCTGCCGGATACAAGTTGATGGAGATAATCAAGCAGAAGCCTAAGATAGTCGAGGATGCATCAGGCGCTGAGTGCCTTACCGATGTTGTGGGGAACATTGAGTTTAGGAATGTGAGTTTCAGCTATCCATCGCGGCCGGATATCCCAATCTTTAGAgatttctccattttcttcCCTGCTGGGAAAACAGTTGCTGTCGTTGGTGGAAGTGGTTCGGGAAAGAGCACGATTGTCTCCTTGATTGAAAGGTTCTACGACCCCAATCGTG GGGAAGTTTTGTTGGATGGTGTGAACATAAAGATGTTGCGGCTCAAATGGTTGCGGTCTCAAATTGGTTTGGTGAACCAAGAGCCTGCACTCTTTGCCACGACAATACTCGACAACATTCTCTATGGAAAGCCCGATGCAACAATGGCACAAGTCGAGGCTGCTGCTTCCGCTGCTAACGCTCATAGCTTCATCGCCTTGCTTCCTAACGCTTACAACACGCAGGTAGGAGAGCGTGGTGTTCAGCTCTCAGGGGGCCAAAAGCAGAGGATTGCAATCGCCAGAGCTATGCTAAAGGATCCGAAGATACTACTCCTCGACGAAGCAACCAGCGCGCTTGATGCTGGCTCAGAGAGCATCGTCCAGGAGGCTCTCGAGCGGCTTATGGTGGGCAGAACTAGTTTAGTTGTAGCTCATCGCCTCTCCACAGTAAGAAACGTAGACTCCATCGCAGTTCTACAGCAAGGGCAAGTCATCGAAACTGGGACACACGAAGACCTAATTGCCAAGGCAGGTGGGGCTTATGCCTCTCTTATTAGGTTCCAAGAAATGGCGGGAAACAGTGCTTCAACACGCCGTACACGGTCCTCACGCCTTAGCCACTCGTTGTCGACTAAATCCCTCAGCCTCCGGTCAGGCAGTCTGAGGAATCTGAGCTATTCTTACAGCACGGGTGTGGATGGCCGGATAGAGATGGTCTCGAATGCAGAGACTGATAGGAGAAATGGAGCTCCGGACCGATATTTTTGGCGACTTCTCAAAATTAATGCCCCCGAGTGGCCTTACTCTATACTGGGAGCTGTAGGGTCCGTTCTTTCTGGTTTCATTGGCCCAACTTTTGCCTTGGTGATGAGTAATATGATTGAGGTGTTCTACTATACGGATTCGGACGCCATGGAGAGGAAAACGAAGGAATACGTGTTCATTTATATCGGAGCTGGTGTTTATGCTGTTGTTGCATACTTGATTCAGCACTACTTTTTCAGTATCATGGGAGAAAACCTTACTACAAGAGTGAGGAGGATGATGCTTGCAG CAATACTGAGGAATGAAGTGGGATGGTTCGACGAGCAGGAGAACAACTCGAGCCTCCTTGCAGCGCGGCTGGGAAGCGATGCTGGTGATGTGAAATCTGCGATTGCGGAGAGAATATCCGTTGTGTTGCAGAATATGACATCTCTTCTCGCTTCTTTCATAGTTGCCTTCATAGTTGAATGGAGGGTTTCATTGCTCATATTAGCTACCTTCCCTCTACTTGTCTTAGCCAACTTTGCTCAG CAACTGGCGCTGAAAGGGTTCTCAGGAGACGCGGCGAAGGCGCATGCGAAGACAAGCATGATCGCAGGGGAAGGAGTGAGCAACATAAGAACAGTGGCAGCCTTCAATGCCCAAGAAAAGATCCTCTCTATGTACACGCACGAGCTCCGAATTCCACAGCGTCGCAGTCTGCGTCGCAGCCAGTGCTCGGGTCTGCTATTCGGCCTCTCCCAGCTCGCCCTCTACGCCTCCGAAGCTCTCATCCTCTGGTACGGCGCCCACCTCGTGAGCACGGGTCTCTCCACCTTCTCAAAGGTCTTGAAGGTCTTTGTGGTCTTGGTCGTCACAGCCAATTCCGTGGCTGAAACCATCAGCCTCGCTCCCGAGATCATGCGCGGTGGAGAATCCGTCGCCTTCATATTTTCCATCCTCGACCGCCCCACAAGGATCGACCCGGATGACCCTGACGCTGAGCTGGTCGACTCCATTCGGGGCGATGTCGAGCTCCGCCACGTAGATTTCGCGTATCCATCGCGGCCGGAGGTGGCTATCTTCAAGGACTTCAGCCTCAGGATCAAAGCAGGCCAGAGCCAAGCTCTAGTCGGAGCAAGTGGTTCGGGAAAAAGCACTGTCATCGCGTTGGTGGAGCGATTCTACGACCCCTCAGCTGGGAAAGTAATGATCGACGGCAAAGATATAAGAAGTTTGAATCTGAGATCCCTCCGGCGCAGAATCGGGCTGGTGCAGCAGGAGCCGGTGCTGTTCGCGGCCAGCATATTCAACAACATTGCGTACGGGATGGAAGGGGCGACGGAGGCGGAGGTGGTGGAAGCAGCGCGGGCAGCGAACGTGCACGCGTTCGTGAGCGGGCTGCCTGACGGGTACAGGACTTCCGTGGGGGAGAAAGGCGTCCAGCTTTCGGGCGGGCAGAAGCAGCGGATTGCGATAGCGCGTGCGGTTATTAAGAATCCGTCGATACTTTTGCTGGACGAGGCAACGAGCGCCCTGGACGCGGAGTCCGAGTGCGTGCTGCAGGAGGCGCTGGAGAGGCTCATGAGAGGGCGGACGACCGTGGTCGTGGCCCATAGGCTTTCAACGATACGCGGCGTCGACAACATTGCAGTGGTTCAAGATGGACGCGTTGTGGAACAGGGCAGCCACAGACAACTCGTCGGTCGCCAAGATGGGGGCTATTCCAGGCTCTTGCAATTGCAACACCATCggatttga
- the LOC125195141 gene encoding uncharacterized protein LOC125195141: MRRSLFLRIVNALSARYPEFRLQRDATGKLSVYRPCRNALVAIRQLAYGGSADMFDEYLQCGETTGNECLKNFCQGVREIFGEHYLRSPDAADCQFLLDWHWRTHGFPGMLGKHRLYALAVEELPNRVARPVHYRLQRYASHHHS; encoded by the coding sequence ATGCGCCGCTCCCTCTTCCTGCGCATTGTTAATGCGTTGTCCGCGCGTTACCCCGAGTTCCGGCTCCAGCGAGACGCCACAGGGAAGCTCTCGGTCTATCGCCCCTGCAGAAATGCACTCGTTGCCATCCGACAATTGGCATATGGAGGGTCCGCCGACATGTTCGATGAGTATCTGCAATGCGGCGAGACGACTGGCAACGAGTGCCTGAAGAATTTTTGTCAGGGCGTGCGAGAGATATTTGGGGAGCACTACCTTCGCTCGCCGGACGCAGCTGACTGCCAGTTCCTGCTGGATTGGCACTGGAGGACCCACGGCTTTCCGGGGATGCTCGGCAAGCATCGACTGTATGCACtggcagtggaagaactgcccaACCGCGTGGCGAGGCCGGTTCACTACCGGCTACAAAGGTACGCATCCCACCATCATTCTTGA
- the LOC125196544 gene encoding probable pectate lyase P59: protein MNSRLILVIVAGWILPVLNANIGEWDEVWTKREHEARNRTLEAYHPNPRNVVDHLNMHVNRVLKEIEVDEGIRSNSSRRHLMQSKGPCTATNPIDKCWRCQANWADNRMKLADCPLGFAVKTTGGKGGKIHVVTDPSDDDVQNPKPGTLRHAALQKEPLWIIFEKNMVIKLKQELMVQSDKTIDGRGAKVEISGGAGITIQFVKNVIIHGIKISNIVKAAGGLIRDSVDHVGMRQQSEGDGITIFGSQNVWVDHVSLTKCTDGMIDATQGSTAVTISNCHLTDHDKTILFGSDDNYKDDVKMQGTVAFNHFGQKLVQRMPRCRFGYFHVVNNDYNQWLMYAIGGSSAPTIISQGNRFTASSNPQTKEVTKREKATEAEWKKWTWVSEGDVLLGGAVFVSSGDQGWAKKHPEVYDKIQAAPGTNVEQMTKFAGALECEKGKPC from the exons atgaATTCAAggttaattttagttattgttGCTGGTTGGATTTTGCCTGTCCTTAACGCTAATATAGGAGAATGGGATGAGGTATGGACGAAACGTGAACATGAGGCCAGGAACCGTACTCTTGAGGCTTACCACCCAAATCCCCGAAATGTAGTCGATCATTTGAATATGCACGTCAACAG AGTATTGAAAGAAATAGAAGTAGATGAAGGAATAAGGTCAAATAGCTCGAGAAGACATCTAATGCAGAGCAAAGGTCCATGTACGGCGACAAACCCAATCGACAAATGTTGGAGATGTCAAGCCAATTGGGCAGACAACCGAATGAAGTTGGCCGACTGTCCGTTAGGGTTCGCGGTGAAGACGACGGGGGGAAAGGGTGGTAAGATTCATGTGGTTACCGACCCTTCTGACGACGACGTACAAAATCCTAAACCAGGAACCCTACGCCACGCCGCGCTCCAGAAAGAGCCACTGTGGATCATATTTGAGAAAAACATGGTAATCAAGTTGAAACAAGAGTTGATGGTGCAGAGCGACAAGACGATCGACGGACGTGGGGCTAAAGTGGAGATTTCGGGAGGCGCCGGAATAACCATACaatttgtgaagaatgtgatCATCCATGGAATCAAGATTAGTAACATCGTGAAGGCTGCAGGTGGACTTATTAGGGACTCAGTTGACCATGTTGGGATGCGACAACAGAGTGAAGGTGACGGAATAACCATCTTTGGATCACAAAATGTTTGGGTTGATCATGTTTCTTTGACCAAATGCACCGATGGGATGATTGATGCAACCCAAGGTTCCACTGCAGTCACCATCTCCAACTGCCACTTGACCGATCACGATAAG ACAATCCTTTTTGGTTCGGACGACAATTACAAAGATGATGTGAAAATGCAAGGCACAGTGGCATTCAACCATTTCGGGCAAAAACTAGTGCAGAGAATGCCGAGGTGTAGATTTGGTTATTTCCATGTTGTTAACAACGACTACAACCAATGGTTAATGTATGCCATTGGTGGGAGCAGCGCTCCCACCATTATTAGCCAAGGCAACAGATTCACTGCAAGCAGCAATCCTCAAACTAAAGAG GTGACCAAAAGGGAGAAGGCTACAGAAGCGGAATGGAAGAAATGGACATGGGTATCGGAGGGGGACGTATTATTGGGAGGCGCAGTTTTTGTTTCATCAGGAGACCAGGGTTGGGCAAAGAAGCATCCTGAGGTGTATGACAAGATTCAAGCAGCACCTGGTACTAATGTAGAACAAATGACTAAATTTGCAGGGGCACTGGAATGCGAAAAGGGAAAACCGTGTTAG